A part of Phoenix dactylifera cultivar Barhee BC4 chromosome 2, palm_55x_up_171113_PBpolish2nd_filt_p, whole genome shotgun sequence genomic DNA contains:
- the LOC103711681 gene encoding F-box protein At5g51370-like isoform X3: MHQQSPQRRLSSWPDFWFGDKPLKHVVLKMQLGDQILTLEPFPAGIPASMPPPPAGGPDLTALLSDELLLRILAALPDPLHSPASLVCKRWLRLLGRLRRSLTLLDWPFLYHRLPLRFPDLTDVDLVPASFASPSSCTATGGGVLTRGLVSVRMDPHAEPPIGGCRFLPTDVIDRGLEALARGCAGLRKLALVSAASESSLLTVAGECATLQELELHRCTDLALGPISAFKNLQILRLVGSVEGLYGGPGVTDIGLTILANGCKRLVKLELSGCEGSYDGISAVGRCCLMLEELTICDHRMDGGWMAALSFCENLKTLRLQSCKKIDTDPGPEEHLGSCPTIERLQLQRCQLRDKRSLHALFMVCESVREIMFQDCWGLDDEMFRITSIGRWVKFLSLEGCSLLTTEGLELVILSWKDLQRLVVISCNKVKDDEVTPALASLFSVLKELKWRPDSKSVLDMNLAGTGMGKKGARFFRKQFLQGRQHLKGKAEENP, translated from the exons ATGCATCAGCAGAGCCCCCAACGCCGCCTGTCGAGCTGGCCTGACTTCTGGTTCGGCGACAAGCCCCTCAAGCATGTGGTCCTCAAGATGCAGCTCGGAGACCAAATCCTGACCCTAGAGCCCTTCCCCGCCGGAATCCCGGCCTCGATGCCGCCGCCACCAGCGGGCGGCCCCGACCTCACCGCCCTCCTCTCCGACGAGCTTCTCCTCCGTATCCTTGCCGCCCTCCCCGACCCCCTCCATAGCCCTGCCTCCCTGGTCTGCAAGCGATGGCTCCGCCTCCTCGGTCGCCTCCGCCGCTCCCTCACCCTTCTTGACTGGCCCTTCCTCTACCACCGCCTCCCCCTCCGCTTCCCCGACCTCACTGACGTCGACCTCGTCCCCGCATCCTTCGCCTCCCCTTCCTCCTGCACCGCCACCGGCGGCGGCGTCCTCACCCGCGGCCTGGTTTCCGTCCGCATGGACCCCCATGCGGAGCCCCCCATCGGCGGGTGCCGCTTCCTCCCCACCGATGTCATCGACCGCGGGCTCGAGGCCCTCGCCCGCGGCTGTGCGGGCCTCCGGAAGCTCGCCCTCGTTTCCGCCGCCTCCGAGTCCTCCCTCCTGACGGTCGCCGGCGAGTGCGCCACCCTCCAGGAGTTGGAGCTCCACCGGTGCACCGATCTCGCCCTTGGCCCCATCTCCGCCTTCAAGAACCTCCAGATCCTGCGGCTGGTGGGGTCCGTGGAGGGCCTCTATGGTGGGCCCGGGGTCACCGACATCGGGCTTACCATCCTGGCCAATGGGTGCAAGCGGCTGGTGAAGCTGGAGCTCAGCGGCTGCGAGGGGAGCTATGATGGGATCTCGGCAGTCGGGCGGTGCTGCCTGATGCTGGAGGAGCTGACGATCTGCGATCACCGGATGGATGGCGGGTGGATGGCGGCGCTGTCCTTCTGTGAGAACCTCAAGACTCTGAGGTTGCAGAGCTGCAAGAAGATTGACACTgatccggggcctgaggagcaCCTGGGGTCGTGCCCAACGATCGAGCGGCTACAATTGCAGCGGTGCCAGCTGCGAGATAAGAGAAGCTTGCACGCGCTGTTTATGGTGTGTGAGTCGGTCAGGGAGATCATGTTTCAGGATTGCTGGGGACTGGACGATGAAATGTTCAGGATCACGAGCATCGGCAG GTGGGTGAAATTTCTATCATTGGAGGGATGCTCCTTGTTAACTACAGAAGGTCTGGAGTTGGTAATCTTGTCTTGGAAGGATTTGCAAAGACTTGTAGTTATTTCGTGCAATAAAGTGAAGGATGATGAAGTCACCCCTGCCCTGGCAAGCTTATTCTCTGTGCTTAAAGAGTTGAAGTGGAGGCCTGATTCTAAATCTGTCCTTGACATGAACCTTGCTGGGACAGGAATGGGAAAGAAGGGTGCAAGATTTTTCAGAAAG CAGTTTCTGCAAGGACGACAACATTTAAAAGGGAAGGCAGAAGAGAATCCATGA
- the LOC103711681 gene encoding F-box protein At5g51370-like isoform X1 has product MHQQSPQRRLSSWPDFWFGDKPLKHVVLKMQLGDQILTLEPFPAGIPASMPPPPAGGPDLTALLSDELLLRILAALPDPLHSPASLVCKRWLRLLGRLRRSLTLLDWPFLYHRLPLRFPDLTDVDLVPASFASPSSCTATGGGVLTRGLVSVRMDPHAEPPIGGCRFLPTDVIDRGLEALARGCAGLRKLALVSAASESSLLTVAGECATLQELELHRCTDLALGPISAFKNLQILRLVGSVEGLYGGPGVTDIGLTILANGCKRLVKLELSGCEGSYDGISAVGRCCLMLEELTICDHRMDGGWMAALSFCENLKTLRLQSCKKIDTDPGPEEHLGSCPTIERLQLQRCQLRDKRSLHALFMVCESVREIMFQDCWGLDDEMFRITSIGRGIRLLGAGSLVLFRVGVTENIMWVKFLSLEGCSLLTTEGLELVILSWKDLQRLVVISCNKVKDDEVTPALASLFSVLKELKWRPDSKSVLDMNLAGTGMGKKGARFFRKQFLQGRQHLKGKAEENP; this is encoded by the exons ATGCATCAGCAGAGCCCCCAACGCCGCCTGTCGAGCTGGCCTGACTTCTGGTTCGGCGACAAGCCCCTCAAGCATGTGGTCCTCAAGATGCAGCTCGGAGACCAAATCCTGACCCTAGAGCCCTTCCCCGCCGGAATCCCGGCCTCGATGCCGCCGCCACCAGCGGGCGGCCCCGACCTCACCGCCCTCCTCTCCGACGAGCTTCTCCTCCGTATCCTTGCCGCCCTCCCCGACCCCCTCCATAGCCCTGCCTCCCTGGTCTGCAAGCGATGGCTCCGCCTCCTCGGTCGCCTCCGCCGCTCCCTCACCCTTCTTGACTGGCCCTTCCTCTACCACCGCCTCCCCCTCCGCTTCCCCGACCTCACTGACGTCGACCTCGTCCCCGCATCCTTCGCCTCCCCTTCCTCCTGCACCGCCACCGGCGGCGGCGTCCTCACCCGCGGCCTGGTTTCCGTCCGCATGGACCCCCATGCGGAGCCCCCCATCGGCGGGTGCCGCTTCCTCCCCACCGATGTCATCGACCGCGGGCTCGAGGCCCTCGCCCGCGGCTGTGCGGGCCTCCGGAAGCTCGCCCTCGTTTCCGCCGCCTCCGAGTCCTCCCTCCTGACGGTCGCCGGCGAGTGCGCCACCCTCCAGGAGTTGGAGCTCCACCGGTGCACCGATCTCGCCCTTGGCCCCATCTCCGCCTTCAAGAACCTCCAGATCCTGCGGCTGGTGGGGTCCGTGGAGGGCCTCTATGGTGGGCCCGGGGTCACCGACATCGGGCTTACCATCCTGGCCAATGGGTGCAAGCGGCTGGTGAAGCTGGAGCTCAGCGGCTGCGAGGGGAGCTATGATGGGATCTCGGCAGTCGGGCGGTGCTGCCTGATGCTGGAGGAGCTGACGATCTGCGATCACCGGATGGATGGCGGGTGGATGGCGGCGCTGTCCTTCTGTGAGAACCTCAAGACTCTGAGGTTGCAGAGCTGCAAGAAGATTGACACTgatccggggcctgaggagcaCCTGGGGTCGTGCCCAACGATCGAGCGGCTACAATTGCAGCGGTGCCAGCTGCGAGATAAGAGAAGCTTGCACGCGCTGTTTATGGTGTGTGAGTCGGTCAGGGAGATCATGTTTCAGGATTGCTGGGGACTGGACGATGAAATGTTCAGGATCACGAGCATCGGCAG AGGAATAAGATTACTAGGAGCAGGAAGCTTGGTGTTATTCAGGGTTGGGGTAACTGAAAATATTAt GTGGGTGAAATTTCTATCATTGGAGGGATGCTCCTTGTTAACTACAGAAGGTCTGGAGTTGGTAATCTTGTCTTGGAAGGATTTGCAAAGACTTGTAGTTATTTCGTGCAATAAAGTGAAGGATGATGAAGTCACCCCTGCCCTGGCAAGCTTATTCTCTGTGCTTAAAGAGTTGAAGTGGAGGCCTGATTCTAAATCTGTCCTTGACATGAACCTTGCTGGGACAGGAATGGGAAAGAAGGGTGCAAGATTTTTCAGAAAG CAGTTTCTGCAAGGACGACAACATTTAAAAGGGAAGGCAGAAGAGAATCCATGA
- the LOC103711681 gene encoding F-box protein At5g51370-like isoform X2, with protein MHQQSPQRRLSSWPDFWFGDKPLKHVVLKMQLGDQILTLEPFPAGIPASMPPPPAGGPDLTALLSDELLLRILAALPDPLHSPASLVCKRWLRLLGRLRRSLTLLDWPFLYHRLPLRFPDLTDVDLVPASFASPSSCTATGGGVLTRGLVSVRMDPHAEPPIGGCRFLPTDVIDRGLEALARGCAGLRKLALVSAASESSLLTVAGECATLQELELHRCTDLALGPISAFKNLQILRLVGSVEGLYGGPGVTDIGLTILANGCKRLVKLELSGCEGSYDGISAVGRCCLMLEELTICDHRMDGGWMAALSFCENLKTLRLQSCKKIDTDPGPEEHLGSCPTIERLQLQRCQLRDKRSLHALFMVCESVREIMFQDCWGLDDEMFRITSIGRGIRLLGAGSLVLFRVGVTENIMWVKFLSLEGCSLLTTEGLELVILSWKDLQRLVVISCNKVKDDEVTPALASLFSVLKELKWRPDSKSVLDMNLAGTGMGKKGARFFRKFLQGRQHLKGKAEENP; from the exons ATGCATCAGCAGAGCCCCCAACGCCGCCTGTCGAGCTGGCCTGACTTCTGGTTCGGCGACAAGCCCCTCAAGCATGTGGTCCTCAAGATGCAGCTCGGAGACCAAATCCTGACCCTAGAGCCCTTCCCCGCCGGAATCCCGGCCTCGATGCCGCCGCCACCAGCGGGCGGCCCCGACCTCACCGCCCTCCTCTCCGACGAGCTTCTCCTCCGTATCCTTGCCGCCCTCCCCGACCCCCTCCATAGCCCTGCCTCCCTGGTCTGCAAGCGATGGCTCCGCCTCCTCGGTCGCCTCCGCCGCTCCCTCACCCTTCTTGACTGGCCCTTCCTCTACCACCGCCTCCCCCTCCGCTTCCCCGACCTCACTGACGTCGACCTCGTCCCCGCATCCTTCGCCTCCCCTTCCTCCTGCACCGCCACCGGCGGCGGCGTCCTCACCCGCGGCCTGGTTTCCGTCCGCATGGACCCCCATGCGGAGCCCCCCATCGGCGGGTGCCGCTTCCTCCCCACCGATGTCATCGACCGCGGGCTCGAGGCCCTCGCCCGCGGCTGTGCGGGCCTCCGGAAGCTCGCCCTCGTTTCCGCCGCCTCCGAGTCCTCCCTCCTGACGGTCGCCGGCGAGTGCGCCACCCTCCAGGAGTTGGAGCTCCACCGGTGCACCGATCTCGCCCTTGGCCCCATCTCCGCCTTCAAGAACCTCCAGATCCTGCGGCTGGTGGGGTCCGTGGAGGGCCTCTATGGTGGGCCCGGGGTCACCGACATCGGGCTTACCATCCTGGCCAATGGGTGCAAGCGGCTGGTGAAGCTGGAGCTCAGCGGCTGCGAGGGGAGCTATGATGGGATCTCGGCAGTCGGGCGGTGCTGCCTGATGCTGGAGGAGCTGACGATCTGCGATCACCGGATGGATGGCGGGTGGATGGCGGCGCTGTCCTTCTGTGAGAACCTCAAGACTCTGAGGTTGCAGAGCTGCAAGAAGATTGACACTgatccggggcctgaggagcaCCTGGGGTCGTGCCCAACGATCGAGCGGCTACAATTGCAGCGGTGCCAGCTGCGAGATAAGAGAAGCTTGCACGCGCTGTTTATGGTGTGTGAGTCGGTCAGGGAGATCATGTTTCAGGATTGCTGGGGACTGGACGATGAAATGTTCAGGATCACGAGCATCGGCAG AGGAATAAGATTACTAGGAGCAGGAAGCTTGGTGTTATTCAGGGTTGGGGTAACTGAAAATATTAt GTGGGTGAAATTTCTATCATTGGAGGGATGCTCCTTGTTAACTACAGAAGGTCTGGAGTTGGTAATCTTGTCTTGGAAGGATTTGCAAAGACTTGTAGTTATTTCGTGCAATAAAGTGAAGGATGATGAAGTCACCCCTGCCCTGGCAAGCTTATTCTCTGTGCTTAAAGAGTTGAAGTGGAGGCCTGATTCTAAATCTGTCCTTGACATGAACCTTGCTGGGACAGGAATGGGAAAGAAGGGTGCAAGATTTTTCAGAAAG TTTCTGCAAGGACGACAACATTTAAAAGGGAAGGCAGAAGAGAATCCATGA
- the LOC103711681 gene encoding F-box protein At5g51370-like isoform X4 → MHQQSPQRRLSSWPDFWFGDKPLKHVVLKMQLGDQILTLEPFPAGIPASMPPPPAGGPDLTALLSDELLLRILAALPDPLHSPASLVCKRWLRLLGRLRRSLTLLDWPFLYHRLPLRFPDLTDVDLVPASFASPSSCTATGGGVLTRGLVSVRMDPHAEPPIGGCRFLPTDVIDRGLEALARGCAGLRKLALVSAASESSLLTVAGECATLQELELHRCTDLALGPISAFKNLQILRLVGSVEGLYGGPGVTDIGLTILANGCKRLVKLELSGCEGSYDGISAVGRCCLMLEELTICDHRMDGGWMAALSFCENLKTLRLQSCKKIDTDPGPEEHLGSCPTIERLQLQRCQLRDKRSLHALFMVCESVREIMFQDCWGLDDEMFRITSIGRWVKFLSLEGCSLLTTEGLELVILSWKDLQRLVVISCNKVKDDEVTPALASLFSVLKELKWRPDSKSVLDMNLAGTGMGKKGARFFRKFLQGRQHLKGKAEENP, encoded by the exons ATGCATCAGCAGAGCCCCCAACGCCGCCTGTCGAGCTGGCCTGACTTCTGGTTCGGCGACAAGCCCCTCAAGCATGTGGTCCTCAAGATGCAGCTCGGAGACCAAATCCTGACCCTAGAGCCCTTCCCCGCCGGAATCCCGGCCTCGATGCCGCCGCCACCAGCGGGCGGCCCCGACCTCACCGCCCTCCTCTCCGACGAGCTTCTCCTCCGTATCCTTGCCGCCCTCCCCGACCCCCTCCATAGCCCTGCCTCCCTGGTCTGCAAGCGATGGCTCCGCCTCCTCGGTCGCCTCCGCCGCTCCCTCACCCTTCTTGACTGGCCCTTCCTCTACCACCGCCTCCCCCTCCGCTTCCCCGACCTCACTGACGTCGACCTCGTCCCCGCATCCTTCGCCTCCCCTTCCTCCTGCACCGCCACCGGCGGCGGCGTCCTCACCCGCGGCCTGGTTTCCGTCCGCATGGACCCCCATGCGGAGCCCCCCATCGGCGGGTGCCGCTTCCTCCCCACCGATGTCATCGACCGCGGGCTCGAGGCCCTCGCCCGCGGCTGTGCGGGCCTCCGGAAGCTCGCCCTCGTTTCCGCCGCCTCCGAGTCCTCCCTCCTGACGGTCGCCGGCGAGTGCGCCACCCTCCAGGAGTTGGAGCTCCACCGGTGCACCGATCTCGCCCTTGGCCCCATCTCCGCCTTCAAGAACCTCCAGATCCTGCGGCTGGTGGGGTCCGTGGAGGGCCTCTATGGTGGGCCCGGGGTCACCGACATCGGGCTTACCATCCTGGCCAATGGGTGCAAGCGGCTGGTGAAGCTGGAGCTCAGCGGCTGCGAGGGGAGCTATGATGGGATCTCGGCAGTCGGGCGGTGCTGCCTGATGCTGGAGGAGCTGACGATCTGCGATCACCGGATGGATGGCGGGTGGATGGCGGCGCTGTCCTTCTGTGAGAACCTCAAGACTCTGAGGTTGCAGAGCTGCAAGAAGATTGACACTgatccggggcctgaggagcaCCTGGGGTCGTGCCCAACGATCGAGCGGCTACAATTGCAGCGGTGCCAGCTGCGAGATAAGAGAAGCTTGCACGCGCTGTTTATGGTGTGTGAGTCGGTCAGGGAGATCATGTTTCAGGATTGCTGGGGACTGGACGATGAAATGTTCAGGATCACGAGCATCGGCAG GTGGGTGAAATTTCTATCATTGGAGGGATGCTCCTTGTTAACTACAGAAGGTCTGGAGTTGGTAATCTTGTCTTGGAAGGATTTGCAAAGACTTGTAGTTATTTCGTGCAATAAAGTGAAGGATGATGAAGTCACCCCTGCCCTGGCAAGCTTATTCTCTGTGCTTAAAGAGTTGAAGTGGAGGCCTGATTCTAAATCTGTCCTTGACATGAACCTTGCTGGGACAGGAATGGGAAAGAAGGGTGCAAGATTTTTCAGAAAG TTTCTGCAAGGACGACAACATTTAAAAGGGAAGGCAGAAGAGAATCCATGA
- the LOC103711681 gene encoding F-box protein At5g07670-like isoform X5, translating into MHQQSPQRRLSSWPDFWFGDKPLKHVVLKMQLGDQILTLEPFPAGIPASMPPPPAGGPDLTALLSDELLLRILAALPDPLHSPASLVCKRWLRLLGRLRRSLTLLDWPFLYHRLPLRFPDLTDVDLVPASFASPSSCTATGGGVLTRGLVSVRMDPHAEPPIGGCRFLPTDVIDRGLEALARGCAGLRKLALVSAASESSLLTVAGECATLQELELHRCTDLALGPISAFKNLQILRLVGSVEGLYGGPGVTDIGLTILANGCKRLVKLELSGCEGSYDGISAVGRCCLMLEELTICDHRMDGGWMAALSFCENLKTLRLQSCKKIDTDPGPEEHLGSCPTIERLQLQRCQLRDKRSLHALFMVCESVREIMFQDCWGLDDEMFRITSIGR; encoded by the exons ATGCATCAGCAGAGCCCCCAACGCCGCCTGTCGAGCTGGCCTGACTTCTGGTTCGGCGACAAGCCCCTCAAGCATGTGGTCCTCAAGATGCAGCTCGGAGACCAAATCCTGACCCTAGAGCCCTTCCCCGCCGGAATCCCGGCCTCGATGCCGCCGCCACCAGCGGGCGGCCCCGACCTCACCGCCCTCCTCTCCGACGAGCTTCTCCTCCGTATCCTTGCCGCCCTCCCCGACCCCCTCCATAGCCCTGCCTCCCTGGTCTGCAAGCGATGGCTCCGCCTCCTCGGTCGCCTCCGCCGCTCCCTCACCCTTCTTGACTGGCCCTTCCTCTACCACCGCCTCCCCCTCCGCTTCCCCGACCTCACTGACGTCGACCTCGTCCCCGCATCCTTCGCCTCCCCTTCCTCCTGCACCGCCACCGGCGGCGGCGTCCTCACCCGCGGCCTGGTTTCCGTCCGCATGGACCCCCATGCGGAGCCCCCCATCGGCGGGTGCCGCTTCCTCCCCACCGATGTCATCGACCGCGGGCTCGAGGCCCTCGCCCGCGGCTGTGCGGGCCTCCGGAAGCTCGCCCTCGTTTCCGCCGCCTCCGAGTCCTCCCTCCTGACGGTCGCCGGCGAGTGCGCCACCCTCCAGGAGTTGGAGCTCCACCGGTGCACCGATCTCGCCCTTGGCCCCATCTCCGCCTTCAAGAACCTCCAGATCCTGCGGCTGGTGGGGTCCGTGGAGGGCCTCTATGGTGGGCCCGGGGTCACCGACATCGGGCTTACCATCCTGGCCAATGGGTGCAAGCGGCTGGTGAAGCTGGAGCTCAGCGGCTGCGAGGGGAGCTATGATGGGATCTCGGCAGTCGGGCGGTGCTGCCTGATGCTGGAGGAGCTGACGATCTGCGATCACCGGATGGATGGCGGGTGGATGGCGGCGCTGTCCTTCTGTGAGAACCTCAAGACTCTGAGGTTGCAGAGCTGCAAGAAGATTGACACTgatccggggcctgaggagcaCCTGGGGTCGTGCCCAACGATCGAGCGGCTACAATTGCAGCGGTGCCAGCTGCGAGATAAGAGAAGCTTGCACGCGCTGTTTATGGTGTGTGAGTCGGTCAGGGAGATCATGTTTCAGGATTGCTGGGGACTGGACGATGAAATGTTCAGGATCACGAGCATCGGCAG ATAA